GATATGTGCCGGATTTGTTCGTGCTAAAATTTGGGATGTGTTGCATGGTTTTGATGAAAGAACGCCAACTCCCGATATTGATGTGATCTATTACGATCCAATAAATATTGATGAGAAAACAGAAAAGAATTTTGAGAAAGCGCTTAAGGAGTTACTTCCAACGATTCCATGGTCGGTAAAAAACCAAGCAAGGATGCATGTTGCGAATAATATCCCACCCTATAGTTCGGCTGTCGATGCAATTTCTAAATTCCCTGAGATAGCAACGGCTTTAGGTGTCAAGCTAGATGATGAAAACAATGTCCGATTAACAGCACCCCATGGAATTGATGAAGTTGTAAATATGGAAGTGAATCCGACGCCTTATTTTAGGGAATCAAAGGGCAGGATGCTGATCTTTGAAAAAAGGTTAAGAGATAAGAACTGGCAAGCCATATGGAAAAGGATCAAAGTTTAAGTTGGACGCTAATTGGGAGGGGTATTATGGAATTCACAGTGAATTATTCTTTGTTTGCAAGTGCAGTGTCGGAGATCAACAAAGTTGTTTCATCAAAGAGCGTTATTCCGATACTTTCTGGAATTAAAATCGAAACCAATCAAAATGGCCTGAAGTTAACAGGAAGTAACTCAGATATTATTTTAGAAAGGACAATCCCTTTGCATATAGAAGGTAAAGCCGTAGTGCAAATTAGTGAGTATGGCGGGACGGTTGTCTTATCAAAATATCTGAATGAAATCGTAAAAAAACTACCAAAAGATATTTGTATCAAAACAGCGCATAACGATTCGATTACACTAAAATCAGGAGATATTGAAACAAAACTGAAAGGATTTAAATCTAGTGACTTTCCAAAGGTCCCAGAGATGAATCATGACAAGTTCGTGAAAGTTCCTTTTGGAAAATTAACGAAGGCTATAAATCAAACTGCTTTTGCGGTTTCTAAAAGTGAAAGTAAACCTATTTTAACTGGTGTCAAGTTGGAGTTTGGAAATAAAAAACTTAGTTGCACTGCAACAGACTCCCATAGATTAGCGCGTCAAGAAATACATATAGATACAGAGGTACAAGAATCATTCGTTGTTCCAAGTACTAGTTTGTCAGAATTGATCAACCTTAAAGAAAGTGATTCTGCAATTGTAGATATTTATTATACAAATAATTTTATCGCCTTCAAAACTGTGAACAGAATCCTCTATTCTAGGTTGATTGATGGTATCTATCCTAATGCGCAGTCTTTGATCCCAATAGAACCAAAGTCAATAGTAACTTTAGAGACCCAGTTATTAATTGATGGCATTGCCAGAGCTTGTGTATTTTCAACCGAGTGGAAATATAATAATGTCCAACTGGAAATTGTGGATGATGCGACGATCAAAATATCATCGAATTCAACCGAAGTTGGGATGATAGAGGAATTTCAAAAAACCTTAAAATTTGATGGTGAAAGCGATATTCGAATGTCATTTGATGGTAGAACAGTTCTCGATGCATTAAAAAGAATACCAGAAGAACATGTAACGATAAGTTTATTTGGTTCGATGAAGCCGATTGTTATTAAACCACGCGAAAGTTCAAATTGCTTTCATTTAATTTCTCCGGTGCGGACAAATTGAAATAAATATATTAATACTATAAATAAAGGGAGATTTTGAAATGAATGAAGCAGCAAAAAGCTATTGGGATGAATACTGGAAGGGTGGAGAGAAACCTACTCATGTTAGCGCATGGATGTTTGGTGTGTCGCCAGATGAACTTGCACAACTTGTAATAGGGGGAAAGAAAACTGCAACCTGTTCTGGTCATGTTTTTTATGAATTGGAAAATGAGCCTTTGCCCAAAGTTGGCGAATACAGCATAATTTTAAATAGTGATGAACAGCCAGTCGCGATGATCAAAATTGTTGAAGTCACAATTGTACCGATGAATGAAGTGTCGGAAGAATTCGCGGTTGCTGAGGGCGAAGGTCCGTATGAATATTGGAAATCGGCTCATGAGGAATTCTTCACAAGTGAATTACGAACAGTTGGACTTGAGTTTAGTGAGGACATGCTACTCGTTTGCGAAAGATTTACGCTAATCGATGTAAAAGGACAGTAATGTATTGAAAGAAATAATTAATGTGGAATATAGAGTTGCATAGAATGACGTTAACAACTAGATTAGAAAAATACATAGAAGGTACCCTCATCGAACTTCAAAGGGAAGATCAAGATGAAATGTTAATTCAAATTGGCAATCCGGATAGTTATCTTAGAGATGAATTGATTTATCAAAGTTATGGAAAGATGATTTTTTCGCATCAATTAAATGCGTGTGAGCTTGATACACTATTGTTTCGACTTAAACAGGATAATAATTTGTTCCATGGGATTGGTGAGTCTGGAACTGATTCAGTATTCAAACGCTCATTTTCTGCATTGGTTATTGCTGCGATTATAGAGTATGACAATGTAATACGACAATTGGATAATCATACAATCCTAGATACGGTGGTAAAAGTTGCCGATTATATGATTGCCGAAAAAGATACAAGGGGATTCATTGAAGGGAAAGGATGGGCACATTCGATTGCCCATGGCGCAGATGTATTGGAAGCCTTGGCAAAACATCCAGAAATAAATAATGAAGGTATTACAAAAATCCTTAATGCAATTGAACATTCACTGTTA
This genomic window from Sporosarcina sp. Marseille-Q4063 contains:
- a CDS encoding DUF2785 domain-containing protein — encoded protein: MTLTTRLEKYIEGTLIELQREDQDEMLIQIGNPDSYLRDELIYQSYGKMIFSHQLNACELDTLLFRLKQDNNLFHGIGESGTDSVFKRSFSALVIAAIIEYDNVIRQLDNHTILDTVVKVADYMIAEKDTRGFIEGKGWAHSIAHGADVLEALAKHPEINNEGITKILNAIEHSLLRQVNYLDEEEDRLAIIIPSLLMMQDTEKEIQLWIGNIREVVETRLDENIGLIGAYHTQRTVKNFLKSVYLILRSKEQGGKVNNDVFKILEKWMYLR
- a CDS encoding nucleotidyltransferase family protein — protein: MKISTEKEITAIIQQDKWMMNLLKATSSLNLPDWWICAGFVRAKIWDVLHGFDERTPTPDIDVIYYDPINIDEKTEKNFEKALKELLPTIPWSVKNQARMHVANNIPPYSSAVDAISKFPEIATALGVKLDDENNVRLTAPHGIDEVVNMEVNPTPYFRESKGRMLIFEKRLRDKNWQAIWKRIKV
- the dnaN gene encoding DNA polymerase III subunit beta; its protein translation is MEFTVNYSLFASAVSEINKVVSSKSVIPILSGIKIETNQNGLKLTGSNSDIILERTIPLHIEGKAVVQISEYGGTVVLSKYLNEIVKKLPKDICIKTAHNDSITLKSGDIETKLKGFKSSDFPKVPEMNHDKFVKVPFGKLTKAINQTAFAVSKSESKPILTGVKLEFGNKKLSCTATDSHRLARQEIHIDTEVQESFVVPSTSLSELINLKESDSAIVDIYYTNNFIAFKTVNRILYSRLIDGIYPNAQSLIPIEPKSIVTLETQLLIDGIARACVFSTEWKYNNVQLEIVDDATIKISSNSTEVGMIEEFQKTLKFDGESDIRMSFDGRTVLDALKRIPEEHVTISLFGSMKPIVIKPRESSNCFHLISPVRTN
- a CDS encoding ASCH domain-containing protein; this translates as MNEAAKSYWDEYWKGGEKPTHVSAWMFGVSPDELAQLVIGGKKTATCSGHVFYELENEPLPKVGEYSIILNSDEQPVAMIKIVEVTIVPMNEVSEEFAVAEGEGPYEYWKSAHEEFFTSELRTVGLEFSEDMLLVCERFTLIDVKGQ